A genome region from Gadus chalcogrammus isolate NIFS_2021 chromosome 7, NIFS_Gcha_1.0, whole genome shotgun sequence includes the following:
- the fgl1b gene encoding fibrinogen like 1B, translated as MLLLLLLSLVSPSLTSTPQFPLRECWSQVDALRVSVRELDNKVLIGSWQIDHLKRHKYIRPFRQALSGLDQHSNGTEQANPHRGPPNPLLPPAGSVLVHDKDCSELFDRLRPPSGFYRIRPKLDQEPFLAYCDMEDGGGWTVLQRRRHGRVDFDRDWVDYRDGFGDFKRWNDEFWLGNEHIHVVLSGGQNLLKIDLTDWSGQTNHAFYQNFRIANEEDSYRLQYGQYSGRAGDALTAGGVMEQWSACVNGMQFSTRDQDNDRFLQGNCAKENMGGWWFNRCHTANLNGRFYRGGEYKGTNDNGVVWGTWRGLWYSLRHTAMKVRPLAFLDSGGSGDG; from the exons ATGCTGTTGCTGCTTCTTCTGTCTCTGGTCAGCCCATCTCTGACCTCAACGCCTCAGTTCCCA CTAAGGGAATGCTGGTCGCAGGTGGATGCGCTCAGAGTCAGCGTCCGAGAGCTGGACAACAAGGTGCTGATCGGGTCGTGGCAGATCGACCACCTGAAGAGACACAAGTACATCCGGCCCTTCCGACAGGCTCTTTCCGGGCTTGACCAACATTCAAACGGCACGGAGCAAGCAAACCCCCACCGTGGACCACCGAACCCTCTTCTGCCTCCTGCTGGCAGCGTTCTTGTCCACGACAAAG ACTGCTCTGAGCTTTTTGACAGACTCCGCCCACCGAGTGGCTTCTATCGGATCCGGCCCAAACTTGACCAGGAGCCGTTCCTGGCCTATTGCGAcatggaggatggagggggcTGGACCGTGCTCCAGAGGAGAAGACATGGCAGAGTGGACTTTGACAG AGATTGGGTGGACTACAGAGACGGGTTTGGTGATTTCAAGAGATGGAACGATGAATTCTGGCTTGGAAACGAGCACATTCATGTCGTGCTCTCGGGAG GGCAGAACCTGCTAAAGATAGATCTCACGGACTGGAGTGGCCAGACCAATCATGCCTTCTACCAGAACTTCCGAATTGCTAATGAGGAG GATAGCTATCGTCTGCAGTACGGACAGTACAGCGGGCGTGCTGGCGATGCTCTGACAGCAGGGGGCGTGATGGAGCAGTGGTCCGCCTGCGTCAATGGCATGCAGTTTAGCACCAGGGACCAG GACAATGACCGCTTCCTGCAGGGTAACTGTGCCAAAGAGAACATGGGTGGCTGGTGGTTCAACAG ATGCCACACAGCCAACCTCAACGGAAGGTTCTACCGTGGTGGAGAGTACAAGGGAACGAACGACAACGGCGTGGTGTGGGGGACCTGGAGGGGCCTGTGGTACTCTCTCAGACACACCGCCATGAAGGTCCGCCCCTTGGCCTTCCTGGACAGTGGGGGCAGTGGAGATGGATAA
- the LOC130385277 gene encoding zinc finger protein 234-like isoform X5 — MQDSSTQSGVTVESLHVDAAGSSHVFSQNAELRILSVHGQGGGQLVLEGHDTLFTSSEVEALNSLSADCNVAKSLDCGERMDCRKELAVQENPDTILIKEEEDIGVCMPPVEDCNDIRYCSTQRSATSDSLHPDTPGSSHMSRHNGELRILSVCGQGVGRLGLDSHDTLFTASEVEALSLLSVDHSVAKSLDCGKRLVHCEEQTGPRGGRKGRPCVFCGKVFPNASKMTIHMRIHTSEKPYRCDQCMKRFTQRCHLKIHMSIHSREKPYKCDQCMKGFRRRYDLKIHMRIHTREMP, encoded by the exons ATGCAGGACAGCAG CACCCAGAGCGGAGTCACCGTGGAGAGTCTCCATGTGGACGCCGCTGGCTCCTCCCACGTGTTCAGTCAAAACGCGGAGCTGCGGATCCTGAGTGTCCACGGGCAAGGGGGGGGGCAACTGGTGTTGGaaggccatgacaccctcttcacatCTTCCGAAGtcgaggccctgaactcgctgtctgcggactgCAACGTGGCTAAGAGCCTGGACTGTGGCGAGCGGATGGATTGCCGCAAAGAGCTGGCTGTGCAG GAGAACCCTGACACCATTTTGatcaaggaggaagaggatattggtgtaTGCATGCCCCCTGTAG aagactgcaaTGACATCAGATACTGTAGCACACAACGCAGCGCCACCTCGGATAGTCTGCATCCGGacacccctggctcctcccacatgtctaGGCACAATGGGGAGCTGCGGATCCTGAGTGTCTGTGGACAAGGGGTGGGCCGGCTGGGGCTGGAcagccatgacaccctcttcaccgcatCCGAAGTGGAAGCCCTAAGCTTGCTGTCCGTGGACCACAgtgtggccaagagcctggactGCGGCAAGCGGCTTGTCCACTGTGAGGAGCAAACTGGCCCTCGGGGCGGTCGCAAGGGCCGGCCCTGTGTCTTCTGTGGCAAGGTTTTTCCCAACGCTTCCAAGATGACCATCCATATGCGTATACACACcagcgagaagccctacaggtgtgaccaatgcatgaagcgctTCACTCAGAGGtgccacctgaagatccacatgagtaTTCACTccagggagaagccctacaaatgtgaccaatgcatgaagggCTTCAGACGGAGATATGATCtaaagatccacatgaggattcACACCAGGGAGATGCCCTaa